A genomic region of Dreissena polymorpha isolate Duluth1 chromosome 4, UMN_Dpol_1.0, whole genome shotgun sequence contains the following coding sequences:
- the LOC127879778 gene encoding uncharacterized protein LOC127879778, translated as MDRTSASYKMTYGLKRTFHTQTLQSIREQEFSLNIDEATSNNNKKVLSVLVSYFSKTEGRVVVEHLAALELENCKTSTIFEALCDLFELNQIPWTNLVSILMDSCAVMRGSKNGLERRIREEKAPNLLDIDGDVCHHIHNGTKKFCAPFDSWVEDLFSALCTDHKYCVDLRDSLAEVCNLLGIKFTAPERFLSHRWLSAYDLAVSTLRMWSAYQVFYYAFIDKAFKADYWPVVKAILVACKVSQPAKEQIKAIIAEVGAKKMTADGQKRKKEIVEKVMFQERKTLLILYFYASVLPLMKRYVVLFQSKEPLVHRLNDEQVDVFREFLSCFVKQEHIVNKNGKQLKNMDLSEDTGLYLSADDMFVGSKAKQIMKGETKKDSVSENFKKLAITSYMATGVYLQQKLPLDNPVLRRLSALDPLAHGHSATLKALKQLPSLLPNRLNQEETDSYEDEVHRFQVDQHLPDPEQRLDEWWGNVFVAGKYPALSKVALLACTVFHGPMVESSFNTMGDIIGVKSASVTVETYASIQTVKYFLKARNTTALSYFDRVDVLYSPVNHILAVNMKTASASYRGSLKAKREETDENNRLLDRKTPKPLSKVQTLLNMRSQAQQEWQSHEDQQRKQAQKRLLKDLAFKKRIQ; from the exons ATGGATCGCACTTCAGCCTCCTATAAGATGACATATGGGCTGAAAAGAACCTTTCACACTCAGACATTGCAGAGTATTCGTGAGCAAGAATTCTCATTGAACATTGACGAGGCAAcaagcaacaacaacaagaaagTTCTCTCAGTACTTGTAAGTTACTTTTCTAAGACTGAAGGTCGGGTTGTTGTTGAGCACCTGGCTGCATTAGAACTTGAAAATTGCAAAACCAGCACAATCTTTGAAGCGCTGTGCGATCTTTTTGAACTTAATCAAATACCATGGACTAACTTGGTGTCAATCCTCATGGACTCATGTGCAGTAATGCGAGGAAGCAAAAATGGACTCGAGCGTCGCATAAGGGAGGAAAAGGCTCCAAACCTTCTGGATATTGATGGGGATGTTTGTCACCATATTCACAATGGGACTAAAAAATTCTGCGCACCATTTGATTCCTGGGTTGAGGATTTGTTCTCAGCATTATGCACAGACCACAAGTACTGTGTAGACCTACGTGACAGCCTAGCAGAAGTCTGCAACCTTCTTGGCATAAAATTTACAGCTCCAGAACGTTTCTTAAGTCATCGTTGGCTTTCAGCCTATGATTTGGCTGTGAGCACATTGCGGATGTGGAGTGCCTATCAGGTATTTTACTATGCCTTTATCGACAAGGCGTTCAAAGCAGACTACTGGCCAGTAGTGAAGGCCATCCTTGTTGCCTGCAAAGTTAGCCAACCAGCAAAAGAGCAGATAAAAGCCATTATTGCAGAAGTTGGTGCTAAAAAAATGACCGCTGATGGGCAGAAGAGGAAAAAGGAGATTGTTGAAAAG GTGATGTTCCAGGAGAGGAAGACCCTTCTGATCCTGTACTTCTATGCATCTGTACTGCCCCTCATGAAGCGATATGTTGTGCTGTTCCAATCCAAGGAGCCACTGGTTCATCGCCTGAATGACGAACAAGTTGATGTGTTCAGAGAGTTCTTGTCATGTTTTGTAAAACAAGAACACATTGTTAACAAGAACGGAAaacagttgaaaaacatggacttGTCTGAAGACACTGGACTGTACTTGAGTGCAGATGACATGTTTGTTGGATCAAAGGCGAAGCAAATCATGAAGGGAGAAACCAAAAAGGACAGCGTGTCAGAAAACTTCAAGAAGTTGGCAATTACTTCATACATGGCTACTG GAGTGTACTTACAACAGAAGCTTCCATTAGACAACCCTGTTCTGAGAAGACTGTCTGCACTAGATCCGTTGGCACATGGACACAGTGCAACCCTGAAGGCACTGAAACAACTGCCCTCCTTACTCCCCAACAGGCTGAACCAAGAGGAGACTGATAGTTATGAGGATGAAGTGCACAG ATTTCAGGTTGACCAGCATCTGCCAGATCCAGAACAAAGACTGGATGAGTGGTGGGGAAATGTGTTTGTGGCAGGAAAGTACCCAGCTCTCAGCAAGGTTGCACTGCTTGCATGTACTGTGTTCCATGGGCCAATGGTGGAGTCCTCTTTCAATACAATGGGGGACATCATAGGTGTTAAGTCAGCAAGTGTAACTGTGGAAACATATGCCTCAATTCAAACAGTTAAGTACTTTCTGAAGGCAAGAAACACTACAGCTCTGTCATATTTTGACAGAGTAGATGTCCTATACAGCCCAGTCAATCATATTTTGGCTGTAAACATGAAGACAGCAAGTGCATCATACAGGGGTTCACTGAAAGCCAAGAGAGAAGAAACTGATGAAAACAATCGTTTGCTGGACAGAAAGACTCCCAAGCCTCTCAGTAAAGTCCAGACACTGCTGAATATGAGATCACAGGCTCAGCAAGAATGGCAATCCCATGAAGATCAACAGAGAAAGCAGGCTCAGAAAAGACTTCTTAAAGATCTGGCTTTTAAAAAAAGGATCCAGTGA